A stretch of the Methanomassiliicoccales archaeon genome encodes the following:
- the ftsZ gene encoding cell division protein FtsZ has translation MKSFITDALTRAGPAGAAEPVQTQYGKPYSQDDEELTKILMGLRTNIKIIGCGGGGSNTIDRLYASNIKDADLYAANTDAQHLLVTRAHRKILLGRRSTRGLGAGALPQVGEEAAREAEEELRKALQGADIVFVTAGLGGGTGTGSAPYIAQLAKDMGALTIAIVTSPFKAEGTIRAENAEWGLERMRAVADTVIVIPNDKLIELVPRYSLNQAFKVADEVLMRAIKGITELITKPGLVNLDFNDLRTIMKGGGVAMIGMGEGEADDRVEDAVEEAINSPLINVDISGANGVLVNVTGGEDMSIGDAQKVAELIQAKVSPNARIIWGASVDPALENRIRVMVVITGVKSKNILGPKESKSVKAMNVDFIK, from the coding sequence TTGAAATCGTTCATCACCGACGCCCTTACCCGTGCAGGACCTGCAGGCGCAGCAGAGCCAGTTCAGACGCAGTATGGAAAACCTTACTCTCAGGATGATGAAGAGCTCACGAAGATCCTGATGGGGCTGAGGACGAACATCAAGATCATCGGCTGCGGGGGCGGAGGATCGAACACCATCGATCGGCTTTATGCATCCAACATCAAGGATGCCGACCTGTATGCGGCCAACACCGATGCCCAGCACCTGCTGGTGACGCGGGCGCACAGGAAGATCCTGCTGGGCAGGAGAAGCACCCGCGGACTCGGCGCCGGAGCCCTGCCCCAGGTGGGAGAAGAGGCGGCCAGGGAGGCCGAGGAGGAGCTAAGGAAGGCCCTCCAAGGAGCCGATATCGTATTCGTCACAGCTGGATTGGGCGGAGGCACGGGTACCGGTTCAGCTCCTTACATCGCCCAGCTGGCAAAGGATATGGGAGCGCTCACGATCGCGATCGTCACCTCCCCGTTCAAAGCAGAAGGGACCATCAGGGCGGAAAATGCCGAATGGGGGCTGGAAAGGATGAGGGCGGTCGCCGATACCGTTATCGTCATCCCGAACGACAAGCTCATCGAGCTTGTTCCCCGATATTCACTAAACCAGGCGTTCAAGGTAGCCGACGAGGTCCTCATGAGGGCCATCAAAGGGATCACCGAACTGATCACCAAGCCAGGATTGGTCAACCTCGACTTCAACGACCTGCGCACCATCATGAAGGGGGGCGGCGTGGCCATGATCGGCATGGGAGAAGGGGAGGCGGACGACCGGGTGGAGGACGCGGTTGAGGAGGCGATCAACTCACCGCTCATCAACGTCGACATTTCCGGGGCCAATGGAGTGCTGGTGAACGTCACCGGCGGAGAGGACATGTCCATCGGGGACGCCCAGAAGGTGGCCGAACTGATACAGGCCAAGGTCTCACCCAACGCAAGGATCATCTGGGGAGCATCGGTCGATCCGGCCCTGGAGAACCGTATCCGGGTAATGGTGGTCATCACAGGGGTCAAATCGAAGAACATCCTCGGTCCGAAGGAATCGAAGTCTGTAAAGGCGATGAACGTAGATTTCATCAAATGA
- a CDS encoding protein translocase SEC61 complex subunit gamma, whose amino-acid sequence MDIVEKSWEVQETIEDRVKRIGKGKYGRVIKMARKPTPDEYVKTVMITGLGIILIGGMGFAIYLIWKYLPGLFG is encoded by the coding sequence ATGGACATCGTCGAGAAATCCTGGGAAGTCCAAGAGACTATCGAAGATAGGGTCAAGAGGATCGGCAAGGGTAAGTACGGCCGAGTAATCAAAATGGCCCGGAAGCCGACTCCAGATGAATACGTCAAGACCGTCATGATCACTGGACTAGGCATCATCCTCATCGGTGGGATGGGTTTCGCAATATACTTAATATGGAAGTACTTGCCGGGACTGTTCGGCTGA
- a CDS encoding transcription elongation factor Spt5, whose product MTDEDNQTLMPQTQGAGSVSLSGDNAPSVMAAGSVTTWPLQVKSNDSGKKKVVLRAKITLEEGAPEWEIKITDATGASLWESQAAGSPQIEFNLDGPRPKDLKLIVEAPKGARYNDKVTIELEVCLGDQVCAAKEFSATARQSILVLKTSIGHERNVADGVSSKAKTGNTGIFAILAPGKLDGYVFMEAMNTDLVRETVRGVRKAKGLVEGETSFSEIEHFLTPKPLVSGIMEGDVVELVAGPFKGEKARVQKIDESKEEITVELFEATVPIPVTVRGDHVRVLEKEK is encoded by the coding sequence ATGACTGATGAAGATAACCAGACACTAATGCCCCAGACGCAGGGCGCCGGTTCTGTCTCACTTAGCGGAGATAACGCCCCCAGCGTCATGGCAGCAGGATCCGTCACGACCTGGCCGCTACAGGTGAAGAGCAACGATAGCGGCAAGAAGAAGGTCGTTCTACGCGCGAAGATTACCCTGGAAGAGGGAGCTCCGGAATGGGAGATCAAGATCACGGATGCCACGGGGGCATCGCTGTGGGAGAGCCAAGCTGCCGGTTCACCTCAGATCGAGTTCAATCTGGACGGCCCGCGCCCGAAAGATCTTAAGCTCATCGTAGAGGCGCCCAAAGGGGCCCGTTACAATGACAAGGTGACCATCGAGCTGGAGGTCTGCCTTGGAGACCAGGTCTGCGCGGCAAAAGAGTTCAGCGCGACCGCCAGACAATCTATCCTGGTCCTAAAGACCTCGATCGGCCATGAGAGGAACGTCGCAGACGGCGTTTCCAGCAAGGCCAAGACCGGCAACACCGGTATTTTCGCCATACTTGCCCCGGGCAAGTTGGATGGTTACGTCTTCATGGAAGCTATGAACACTGACCTAGTCCGGGAGACCGTCCGCGGCGTCCGCAAGGCCAAGGGCCTGGTGGAAGGCGAGACGAGCTTCAGCGAGATAGAGCACTTCCTGACCCCGAAGCCGCTGGTTTCCGGGATCATGGAGGGTGACGTGGTCGAACTGGTCGCCGGTCCGTTCAAGGGCGAGAAGGCCAGGGTCCAGAAGATCGATGAGAGCAAGGAAGAGATCACCGTCGAGCTGTTCGAGGCGACCGTTCCGATACCGGTCACCGTTAGAGGCGACCACGTGAGAGTCCTCGAGAAGGAGAAGTGA
- a CDS encoding 50S ribosomal protein L11: MPETIEVLVDGGKATPGQPLGPALGPTGINVVQVVQKINEKTQAFAGMKVPVKITINANKTFEIKVGTPPTSALLFKELGVEKGSGAPKATKAGNISMEQAVKVSEMKKDSLMGKDQKHRAKEVIGTCVSCGITVEGKEPRDILREIDEGKWDAKFGA, encoded by the coding sequence ATGCCAGAGACTATTGAAGTGCTAGTAGACGGTGGCAAGGCCACCCCCGGACAGCCGCTCGGCCCAGCGCTGGGCCCGACCGGGATCAACGTCGTCCAGGTAGTGCAGAAGATCAACGAGAAGACCCAGGCCTTCGCGGGGATGAAGGTCCCGGTCAAGATCACGATCAACGCGAACAAGACCTTCGAGATCAAGGTCGGCACCCCGCCGACATCCGCGCTCCTGTTCAAGGAGCTGGGTGTGGAGAAGGGATCGGGCGCCCCGAAGGCGACCAAGGCCGGAAACATCTCCATGGAGCAGGCCGTAAAGGTCTCCGAGATGAAGAAGGACTCTCTCATGGGCAAGGACCAGAAGCACCGTGCCAAGGAGGTCATCGGAACCTGCGTCTCGTGCGGTATCACCGTCGAGGGCAAGGAGCCGAGGGACATCCTGAGGGAGATCGACGAGGGCAAGTGGGACGCAAAATTCGGGGCCTGA
- a CDS encoding 50S ribosomal protein L1, which translates to MAEKTTLTAVKKALEKSPKRNFRETVDLSINLKDVDLSIPKNRIQEDIILPHGRGRAVKVCIIGGGELAQKAKNVADKVVTPEELGTLADNKREAKKVAAGHDFFVCEAPLMPTVGKRLGIVLAPRGKMPRPIAPGADPKPMVDNLRKSVAIRSKDKMTFHVPVGTTDLTPEQIADNIDLIIKRIAVKLEKGTMNIRSAYIKTTMGPAERLI; encoded by the coding sequence TTGGCAGAGAAGACAACACTAACGGCCGTCAAGAAGGCGCTGGAGAAATCTCCGAAGCGCAATTTTAGAGAGACGGTCGACCTATCGATAAACCTGAAGGATGTGGATCTTTCTATCCCGAAGAACAGGATACAGGAAGATATCATCTTGCCTCATGGTAGGGGAAGGGCTGTCAAGGTCTGCATCATCGGCGGTGGCGAACTTGCCCAGAAGGCCAAGAACGTCGCCGATAAGGTCGTCACCCCAGAGGAGCTGGGAACCCTCGCCGACAACAAGAGGGAGGCAAAGAAGGTTGCCGCAGGACACGATTTCTTCGTCTGCGAAGCGCCACTGATGCCGACCGTCGGTAAGAGATTGGGTATCGTGCTCGCTCCCCGGGGAAAGATGCCGAGGCCAATCGCCCCAGGCGCCGACCCGAAACCGATGGTGGACAACCTGAGGAAGTCCGTCGCCATCAGAAGCAAGGACAAGATGACATTCCATGTCCCGGTAGGTACGACTGATCTGACTCCGGAACAGATCGCTGACAACATCGACCTCATAATCAAGAGGATCGCGGTCAAGCTGGAAAAGGGAACGATGAACATCCGGTCGGCTTATATCAAGACGACCATGGGCCCTGCAGAGAGGCTCATCTGA
- a CDS encoding 50S ribosomal protein L10 yields MAHVAAWKKEKVQELTNAMTSKKVVAIVDVHGIPSAQLQQMRQGLRAKASIMMSRNNLIDIAIEQAAKDRPGLEKLLESVSSQCAVVTTDVNPFRLFREMESTKSAAPAKPGDIAPEDIVIKAGDTPFKPGPIVGELQKAGIPAGIEGGKIVIKKEKVLVKKGDAISEEIAKILPKLEIMPMTVGLDLVAAFDEGVLYGRDVLNIPEDYYSSMLSMGSRQAMALSMKIAYVTPQTVVPLFAKAYREAMAVSVKAVIPTKDNIKILLAKANAEMLAVSALSEKHEKK; encoded by the coding sequence ATGGCACACGTCGCAGCTTGGAAGAAGGAAAAGGTCCAGGAACTGACGAATGCGATGACCAGCAAGAAAGTGGTCGCCATCGTCGACGTACACGGCATACCGTCCGCCCAGCTTCAGCAGATGAGGCAGGGACTCAGAGCAAAGGCGTCCATCATGATGTCGAGGAACAACTTGATCGATATTGCGATCGAGCAGGCGGCCAAGGACCGGCCGGGACTGGAGAAACTCCTAGAGTCTGTCAGTTCCCAGTGCGCCGTGGTCACCACCGATGTCAACCCGTTCAGGCTATTCCGCGAGATGGAATCGACCAAGAGCGCAGCGCCGGCAAAGCCAGGCGACATAGCGCCCGAGGACATCGTGATCAAGGCGGGGGACACCCCGTTCAAGCCAGGCCCGATCGTCGGTGAACTGCAAAAGGCAGGGATCCCCGCCGGTATCGAGGGCGGCAAGATCGTCATCAAGAAGGAGAAGGTCCTGGTCAAGAAGGGCGACGCCATTTCTGAAGAGATAGCCAAGATCCTACCGAAGCTCGAGATAATGCCGATGACAGTCGGCCTTGATCTCGTAGCCGCGTTCGACGAAGGCGTTCTCTACGGAAGGGACGTACTGAACATCCCAGAGGACTACTACAGCTCGATGCTGTCAATGGGCTCCAGGCAAGCCATGGCCTTGAGCATGAAGATCGCGTATGTGACCCCGCAGACCGTCGTCCCGCTGTTCGCCAAGGCGTACAGAGAAGCGATGGCAGTCAGCGTAAAGGCCGTCATACCGACCAAGGACAACATCAAGATACTCTTGGCAAAGGCGAACGCCGAAATGCTAGCCGTTTCAGCGCTCTCCGAGAAACACGAAAAGAAGTAA
- the rpl12p gene encoding 50S ribosomal protein P1: MEYIYSALVLHAAGKPINEDGVIAILKGAGIEADAAKVKALTASLEGVNIDEAIASAMVAAAPAAAAPAAAAPAAKKEEKPEEPAVTEEEAAAGLSALFG; the protein is encoded by the coding sequence ATGGAATACATATACAGCGCATTGGTGCTTCACGCAGCAGGAAAGCCGATCAACGAGGATGGCGTAATCGCGATCCTCAAGGGAGCTGGAATCGAGGCAGATGCAGCCAAGGTCAAGGCCTTGACCGCATCCCTCGAGGGCGTCAACATCGACGAGGCAATCGCCTCCGCGATGGTCGCCGCAGCCCCGGCCGCAGCCGCTCCAGCAGCAGCCGCCCCGGCAGCAAAGAAGGAAGAGAAGCCGGAAGAGCCGGCAGTCACTGAGGAAGAGGCCGCAGCCGGTCTCTCCGCCCTGTTCGGTTAA
- a CDS encoding NGG1p interacting factor NIF3, whose product MFEMKLIDIYKLAVQMGMDADLRTKEEIEVELKRVGERYKKMDPTDQELFDRDQLWNPYADSRLLHGDPSTEVEGVLWGIDIGTGEIMLADRLREKGKRIDATISHHPNGYAHANFYEVMHVQETLMQQAGISINVAEDIVSPRIREVHNAIASGNHEQTVDAARLMNMPLMCLHQPTDILVQRFLQDLIEEKRPERVEDVLKVLSSLPEMRYAISHNNPPEVWVGDRSRHTGKISVKMCGGTAYPKDVYEKLAQAGVGTVICMHVPESHIEEARKNHVNIIISGHMASDSLGVNLFADRVEQNGVEITPCSGFIRVKRSGN is encoded by the coding sequence ATGTTTGAAATGAAGCTCATCGACATCTACAAGCTTGCGGTCCAGATGGGGATGGACGCCGATCTGCGAACGAAAGAGGAGATAGAGGTGGAGCTGAAGCGGGTCGGCGAACGCTACAAGAAGATGGACCCGACCGACCAGGAGCTGTTCGATAGGGACCAGCTATGGAACCCGTATGCCGATTCTCGTCTTCTCCATGGCGACCCTTCGACAGAGGTGGAAGGGGTCCTCTGGGGCATCGATATCGGGACGGGCGAGATAATGCTCGCCGACCGGTTGCGGGAGAAAGGCAAGCGTATCGATGCCACCATCAGCCATCATCCGAACGGCTATGCCCACGCCAATTTCTATGAGGTCATGCATGTGCAGGAGACGCTGATGCAGCAGGCCGGCATCTCCATCAATGTGGCTGAGGACATCGTCTCTCCGAGGATCCGGGAGGTGCACAACGCCATCGCCTCCGGCAACCACGAGCAGACGGTCGATGCGGCGCGCCTGATGAACATGCCGTTGATGTGCCTGCACCAGCCAACGGATATCCTGGTCCAGCGCTTCCTGCAGGACCTGATTGAGGAGAAGAGGCCGGAACGCGTCGAGGATGTCCTCAAGGTGCTGTCGTCGCTACCCGAGATGCGTTACGCGATCAGCCACAACAACCCTCCAGAGGTTTGGGTGGGTGACCGGTCGCGCCATACGGGCAAGATATCGGTCAAGATGTGCGGGGGCACCGCCTACCCAAAGGACGTCTATGAGAAACTGGCCCAAGCGGGCGTCGGCACGGTCATCTGCATGCACGTCCCGGAGAGCCACATAGAGGAGGCCCGCAAGAACCATGTGAACATCATCATATCCGGCCACATGGCATCGGATTCGCTTGGCGTGAACCTGTTCGCCGACCGGGTCGAACAGAACGGGGTGGAGATAACTCCCTGCTCCGGCTTCATCAGGGTAAAGAGGAGTGGAAATTGA
- a CDS encoding AAA family ATPase, with translation MRQVAPRKLFKDESKLSFDYVPEKLVHRERQLDKLWMIFRPVLEGAMSQTAFLIGNVGTGKTATSKRFCIDLKKQGGEQGRVIDYIIINCRQRNSESAVLQRLVTHFDEHYPDRGFSIAEMLRAIRKHLEKNKMHLVVVLDEADILIRKGASDLIYQLSRFDEETVGARPSLSLILVSQKYVLDLLDPAAFSTFRRANAIQFDKYNTEELRDIVADRVELAFHQGMVRRDSIDLVADIASEWGDARFAIELLDRAGMMAEEESAPAVGPEHVRAAKALTYSIVTESKVDQLDRQRKIVLLAVARAMRDEAYVTTGDAEKVYKVVAEEYGEKPRAHTQFWAYIQGIANEGIVQTKVSGDAAGGRTTYISIPDVPTKVLKEMLEKMLTIE, from the coding sequence TTGAGACAGGTCGCCCCCCGCAAACTGTTCAAGGATGAATCGAAGCTGTCCTTCGACTATGTGCCAGAGAAGCTGGTCCACAGGGAGCGGCAGCTGGACAAATTGTGGATGATCTTCCGGCCGGTGCTGGAAGGTGCCATGTCACAGACGGCGTTCCTGATCGGCAATGTCGGTACCGGGAAGACCGCCACATCGAAGAGGTTCTGCATCGACCTGAAGAAGCAGGGCGGCGAGCAGGGGCGGGTCATCGATTATATCATCATCAATTGCCGGCAGCGCAACTCGGAGAGCGCGGTGCTCCAACGTCTGGTCACCCACTTCGACGAACACTACCCGGACCGGGGTTTCAGCATCGCGGAGATGCTGCGGGCCATCCGGAAGCACCTGGAAAAGAACAAGATGCACCTGGTGGTGGTGCTGGACGAGGCGGACATCCTGATCAGGAAGGGAGCCAGCGACCTCATCTATCAGCTTTCCCGGTTCGACGAGGAGACCGTCGGTGCCAGACCTTCCCTCTCATTGATCCTGGTCTCCCAGAAGTACGTTCTGGACCTGCTCGATCCGGCCGCCTTCTCGACCTTCCGTCGGGCCAACGCGATCCAGTTCGACAAGTACAACACCGAGGAGCTGCGGGACATAGTCGCCGACAGGGTCGAGCTGGCATTCCATCAGGGAATGGTCAGGAGGGACTCGATCGACCTGGTCGCGGACATCGCCTCGGAATGGGGCGACGCCCGGTTCGCCATCGAACTGCTTGACCGCGCTGGGATGATGGCCGAGGAAGAGAGCGCTCCGGCGGTCGGTCCGGAGCACGTCCGTGCGGCCAAGGCGCTGACCTATTCCATCGTCACGGAGAGCAAGGTGGACCAGCTCGACCGGCAGCGCAAGATCGTGCTCTTGGCTGTGGCCAGGGCGATGAGGGACGAGGCCTACGTGACCACCGGCGATGCGGAGAAGGTCTATAAAGTGGTCGCCGAGGAGTACGGAGAAAAACCGCGGGCGCATACCCAGTTCTGGGCATATATCCAGGGGATCGCGAACGAGGGGATCGTCCAGACGAAGGTGTCAGGCGACGCCGCCGGAGGACGGACCACCTACATATCCATCCCGGACGTGCCGACCAAGGTGCTAAAAGAGATGCTGGAGAAGATGCTCACCATCGAGTGA
- a CDS encoding glycine cleavage system aminomethyltransferase GcvT, whose translation MKRTPLYDWHVSSGARMIDFGGWEMPLQYTGIADEHINVRKRVGIFDVSHMGDIIIRGEGAGSLVNRLMTNDPAGMPVGKGIYGHILNDEGRIIDDTIVYRITEDGYLLVPNASMTGTVFQWIKDHTTDQEVMDVTDEIACFAVQGPEAGALLQRLTDRDLSSVKRFHFVITALEIDGQPKDLVTGLRPPLLLDKEIGLDLEEAGVWPGGPFGARIMLSRTGYTGEDGFEVVCDSRAAVAIWNLIISMGAKHGLLPAGLGARDSLRLEMGYLLSGTDFDGSQSTVQTGPGWAIKWEHDFIGKEALLRDAGLPLPRLTAMVLDDRGIPRQGYPLLKDGKEIGHITSGTLSPCLRKGIALGYMIPEFSKPGSELTVAIRDMRVPAHVVIPPFIRK comes from the coding sequence ATGAAGAGGACCCCATTGTATGACTGGCACGTCTCTTCCGGAGCCCGCATGATCGACTTCGGCGGATGGGAGATGCCGCTGCAGTACACCGGCATTGCCGATGAGCACATCAATGTGCGAAAGCGGGTAGGCATCTTCGACGTTTCCCACATGGGGGACATCATCATCCGGGGGGAAGGGGCCGGGTCACTGGTAAACCGTCTGATGACCAACGATCCCGCAGGAATGCCGGTAGGCAAAGGCATCTATGGCCATATCCTCAACGATGAGGGCCGGATCATCGACGATACCATTGTCTATCGCATAACTGAGGACGGCTACCTGCTGGTACCCAACGCCTCGATGACCGGAACGGTGTTCCAATGGATCAAGGACCATACAACAGACCAGGAAGTAATGGACGTGACCGACGAGATAGCCTGTTTCGCCGTCCAAGGACCGGAGGCGGGGGCGCTCCTTCAACGGCTGACGGACCGGGACCTGTCATCTGTCAAACGGTTCCATTTTGTCATCACGGCGCTGGAGATCGATGGCCAGCCGAAGGACCTCGTCACCGGGCTGCGGCCGCCCCTGCTCTTAGATAAGGAGATCGGTCTCGATCTGGAGGAAGCCGGTGTCTGGCCGGGAGGACCTTTCGGTGCCAGGATCATGCTTTCACGCACTGGATATACCGGCGAGGATGGATTCGAGGTGGTATGTGACTCCCGGGCGGCGGTCGCCATCTGGAACCTCATCATCAGTATGGGCGCTAAACATGGCCTGCTTCCGGCCGGGCTGGGGGCCAGGGACAGCCTGAGGCTGGAGATGGGCTACCTGCTCTCCGGAACCGACTTCGACGGCAGCCAGAGCACGGTGCAGACCGGTCCTGGTTGGGCGATCAAATGGGAACATGACTTCATCGGCAAGGAAGCCCTACTCCGGGATGCGGGCCTTCCCCTTCCCCGGTTGACGGCGATGGTCCTCGACGACCGGGGCATACCCCGGCAAGGATACCCCTTGCTTAAAGATGGCAAAGAAATCGGCCATATCACCAGCGGGACCCTGTCACCGTGCCTTAGGAAGGGGATCGCCCTGGGCTACATGATACCGGAATTCTCTAAGCCCGGGAGCGAGCTAACCGTCGCCATAAGAGATATGCGGGTGCCCGCCCATGTGGTTATCCCGCCGTTCATAAGGAAGTGA
- a CDS encoding M20/M25/M40 family metallo-hydrolase, translating into MAEGVVETLIDMILIGSEERENKDEIVKYASDWLKDLGMEVDIVGDKRYPAICAYNGFRGVALSGHLDTVPIGDRWTKDQGEMSDGKVFGRGSADMKGGCAAMLHSAKALMADDLDCYLLFTTDEEDLMTGANALIRTHGAKNARAIVIGEPTNMRPVYKEKGVARVGVKAFGKASHASMPWLGENAIMTMSRLLDKLGALNAEGREAAEGLTMNATTIKGGDMYNVIPDECEVDLDVRFPASMSAHEVFSSILATLKGEDCELALLHEFPAFGTDPESPLVKAATAYLREEPMAVPYATEAAVYAKVNPNILICGPGDTDVAHTADEFVEMAQLEQAVQLYIHLAKTLIQG; encoded by the coding sequence TTGGCTGAGGGCGTAGTTGAGACACTTATCGACATGATCCTGATCGGGAGCGAGGAGAGGGAGAACAAGGACGAGATCGTCAAGTACGCGTCAGACTGGCTCAAGGACCTGGGCATGGAGGTGGACATCGTGGGTGATAAGCGCTACCCGGCGATATGCGCCTACAACGGTTTCCGGGGGGTCGCCCTGTCTGGACATCTGGATACGGTCCCGATCGGGGACCGCTGGACCAAGGACCAGGGGGAGATGTCGGACGGCAAGGTGTTCGGTCGTGGCTCGGCCGATATGAAGGGCGGATGCGCGGCCATGCTGCACTCCGCCAAGGCGCTGATGGCGGACGACCTGGACTGCTATCTCCTTTTCACCACCGATGAGGAGGACCTGATGACCGGGGCGAATGCGCTCATCCGCACCCACGGCGCCAAGAACGCCAGGGCCATCGTGATCGGCGAACCGACCAACATGAGACCGGTCTACAAAGAGAAGGGAGTGGCCAGGGTCGGGGTAAAGGCCTTCGGGAAAGCATCCCATGCCAGCATGCCGTGGCTAGGCGAGAATGCCATCATGACCATGTCACGCCTGCTGGATAAGCTCGGGGCGCTCAATGCGGAAGGCCGGGAGGCGGCCGAAGGCCTGACCATGAACGCCACCACCATCAAGGGCGGGGACATGTACAACGTCATCCCGGACGAATGCGAAGTGGATCTGGATGTACGCTTTCCGGCATCGATGAGCGCCCACGAGGTCTTCTCATCGATCCTGGCGACGCTAAAAGGCGAGGATTGCGAGCTCGCGCTGCTTCACGAGTTCCCGGCTTTCGGGACCGACCCCGAATCGCCCCTGGTCAAGGCGGCGACGGCCTATCTTAGGGAAGAACCGATGGCCGTGCCCTATGCCACGGAGGCGGCGGTCTATGCCAAGGTCAACCCCAATATCCTGATCTGCGGTCCGGGCGATACCGATGTGGCCCACACCGCCGACGAGTTCGTGGAGATGGCCCAGCTGGAGCAGGCCGTTCAGTTATACATCCACCTTGCCAAGACCCTGATTCAGGGGTAG